From the Purpureocillium takamizusanense chromosome 6, complete sequence genome, one window contains:
- a CDS encoding Thiamine diphosphokinase (COG:F~EggNog:ENOG503NWEC), with protein MKSNIELISDTDRFPHATDDDEGERTLVANEGLYRLMWKDADGQYPIGYMLGRVVQELEQVPADVVGEIKVDHVLRTLSLFQLPTEAERSRSAAALASYWRQRDTFKLLRGWRDEVWPVYSRKGELLFSIERAAMGLLGTMRYGVHMTAYVTDPSAPHGIKLWVPKRAADKSTFPGMLDNTVAGGLMTGEDPFECIVREADEEASLPDKLVRDGARNVGTVTYIYVTEEKYVGEDGFIYPECQWIYDLELPDDVIPQPKDGEVDEFYLCDVNQVKRDLANDKFKHNCALVVLDFFIRHGILTDDNESELPAIKDRMHRRMPFPGPHQSGWRHAR; from the exons ATGAAGTCCAACATTGAGTTAATCAGCGACACGGACCG CTTCCCCCATGCTacagacgacgatgagggcgaaAGGACCTTGGTGGCGAATGAGGGCTTGTACCGACTGATGTGGAAAGACGCAGACGGCCAGTACCCCATCGGCTATATGTTGGGTCGCGTCGTTCAAGAACTTGAGCAGGTGCCTGCTGATGTCGTGGGCGAGATCAAGGTCGACCACGTCCTCCGCACTCTGTCCCTATTCCAGCTCCCGACCGAGGCGGAGAGAAGCCGTTCCGCTGCTGCCCTAGCCAGTTATTGGCGTCAAAGGGACACGTTTAAGCTGCTCAGAGGCTGGCGAGACGAAGTCTGGCCCGTCTACAGCCGCAAGGGCGAGCTGCTCTTCAGCATTGAGCGCGCGGCCATGGGACTTCTCGGCACGATGCGTTACGGCGTTCACATGACGGCATACGTTACCGACCCCTCCGCGCCACACGGAATCAAGCTCTGGGTGCCCAAGCGCGCCGCTGACAAGTCGACGTTTCCCGGCATGCTTGACAACACtgtcgcgggcgggctcATGACAGGCGAGGACCCCTTTGAGTGCATTGTTCGTGAGGCCGATGAGGAGGCGAGCCTTCCAGACAAGCTAGTCCGTGATGGAGCCCGCAACGTCGGCACAGTCACGTACATATACGTCACCGAGGAGAAGtatgtcggcgaggatggcttCATCTACCCCGAGTGTCAATGGATCTATGATCTCGAGCTACCTGACGATGTGATCCCTCAGCCTAAAGACGGCGAAGTCGACGAATTCTACCTGTGCGACGTAAATCAGGTCAAGAGGGATCTTGCCAACGACAAATTCAAGCACAACTGTGCTCTTGTCGTACTCGACTTCTTCATTCGCCATGGCATCCTGACCGACGACAACGAATCAGAGCTGCCTGCCATCAAGGACAGAATGCACCGCCGAATGCCCTTTCCGGGACCCCACCAAAGCGGCTGGAGGCACGCGCGAtag
- the YND1 gene encoding Apyrase (COG:F~TransMembrane:1 (o514-531i)~EggNog:ENOG503NV3I) has translation MGKHSRYGVILDAGSSGTRIYVYKWKHPVAAAKHASTSELRSLPKLKLKKSKKIHPGVSTFAQDVASVGPDHLQALIDVALKEVPAAMVPETPVFLMATAGVRFLPKNQQSDLLQGICDFFRKNTMFGLPDCNSHIQVISGETEGLYGWLAANYLLGGFDHPEEHAHGKGHHTYGFLDMGGASAQIAFAPNATEAALHANDLKLVRMRRIDGSPVEHRVFTTTWLGFGANKARARYVDSLKENYADDALEMPDPCMPRGLRTTLDGKPLAGNASNKPALIGTGAFDECLRKTHPLLRKDAPCDDRPCLLNGQHVPAIDFDVNHFVGVSEYWHTTHGVFGKEDRAYDLSTYQHAVMEYCSRDWTAIESGFDKRKKTLEQKTQDAREACFKASWLINVLHEGIGIPRLSLESVPNPGINATKDAAEKAKEKGFLSPFQPVDKIDGVEVSWTLGKMVLYAAGQIPDQSTASLPVGFGSNVASGTPPDFEHAGSRPLHSISNSDDGGDNLSVAPNKPTLGLAVIILFLLIAAYILRKPDRRRRLLSVVRRRRRSGSGRKPTRGALSLASKLFGRNTVAYERVMEEGDAAEFELDDVDSDEYDYSDGSEGSRTGKSRGISTPRLNVERFETQPTSVMDRNGLALRTESRERLAPSLQMLNAGRRSRAGSPTRLKSPFITAAED, from the exons ATGGGTAAACACT CCCGGTATGGTGTCATCCTCGATGCCGGTTCCTCGGGGACCCGCATCTACGTGTACAAGTGGAAGcatcccgtcgccgcagccaaaCATGCCTCAACGAGCGAGTTGCGGAGCTTGCCAAAGCTGAAATTGAAGAAGAGCAAAAAGATCCATCCCGGCGTGTCCACATTTGCCCAGGATGTCGCCTCCGTGGGACCGGACCATCTCCAAGCGCTCATCGATGTAGCCCTAAAGGAGGTGCCTGCAGCAATGGTCCCCGAGACCCCCGTCTTTCTTATGGCTACCGCAGGCGTTCGATTTCTCCCTAAAAATCAGCAGAGCGACCTTCTGCAGGGCATATGCGACTTCTTTCGCAAGAACACGATGTTCGGCCTACCGGACTGCAATTCGCACATCCAGGTTATTTCTGGCGAGACGGAGGGTCTGTATGGCTGGCTCGCTGCCAACTACCTCTTAGGTGGTTTTGATCATCCTGAGGAGCATGCCCACGGCAAAGGACATCATACATATGGCTTCTTGGATATGGGAGGGGCATCAGCCCAGATTGCCTTTGCCCCCAATGCCACCGAGGCTGCGCTGCATGCGAACGACCTCAAGCTTGTTCGTATGCGCCGCATAGACGGCTCCCCGGTGGAGCATCGTGTTTTTACAACCACTTGGCTTGGCTTCGGTGCCAATAAAGCTCGCGCCCGATACGTCGACAGCCTCAAGGAAAACTACGCAGACGATGCCCTGGAGATGCCCGATCCCTGCATGCCACGCGGCTTGCGTACAACGCTTGACGGCAAGCCCCTGGCCGGCAACGCGTCAAACAAGCCTGCTCTTATTGGCACCGGCGCCTTTGATGAATGTCTGCGAAAAACCCATCCCCTACTGCGCAAAGACGCCCCCTGCGACGATCGACCCTGCCTGCTCAATGGCCAGCATGTTCCCGCAATCGACTTTGACGTGAACCACTTCGTTGGTGTGTCCGAGTACTGGCATACCACGCATGGCGTCTTCGGCAAGGAGGATAGAGCCTACGATCTTTCCACATACCAGCATGCCGTTATGGAGTACTGCAGCCGCGATTGGACGGCCATTGAAAGTGGATTTGACAAGCGAAAGAAAACCCTCGAGCAAAAGACGCAAGACGCTCGAGAGGCGTGTTTCAAGGCCTCGTGGCTGATCAATGTCCTACACGAAGGTATAGGTATCCCGCGACTGAGTCTGGAAAGCGTTCCTAATCCCGGGATCAACGCCACCAAGGACGCTGCGGAGAAGGCAAAGGAAAAGGGGTTCCTGAGCCCTTTTCAACCTGTGGACAAgatcgacggcgtcgaagTGAGTTGGACGCTTGGGAAGATGGTCCTTTACGCTGCTGGGCAGATTCCGGACCAGTCAACGGCTTCGCTGCCGGTAGGGTTTGGAAGCAATGTAGCGTCAGGCACGCCCCCCGACTTTGAGCATGCCGGGTCAAGACCACTTCACTCCATCTCAAACTCGGACGATGGTGGCGACAATCTCAGCGTGGCGCCCAACAAACCGACTCTGGGCCTCGCTGTGATTATCCTTTTCCTTCTTATTGCGGCCTACATCCTCCGCAAGCCAGACAGAAGACGACGGCTGTTGAGTGTTGTTCGACGAAGGCGTCGATCCGGCTCGGGACGGAAGCCCACCAGAGGGGCGCTGTCCTTAGCCAGCAAATTGTTTGGACGCAACACAGTGGCGTATGAACGAGTAATGGAAGAgggagacgccgccgagttCGAGCTTGACGACGTGGATTCTGATGAGTACGACTACTCCGACGGCAGCGAAGGCTCGCGGACGGGGAAGAGCCGGGGCATCTCTACACCTCGCCTCAACGTTGAGCGATTCGAGACCCAGCCGACGTCTGTGATGGACCGGAATGGCTTGGCGCTTCGCACAGAGAGTCGCGAGAGACTAGCGCCGTCACTGCAGATGCTCAAcgccgggcggcggagcagaGCAGGCAGTCCGACAAGACTTAAAAGCCCCTTTATCACGGCAGCGGAAGATTAG
- a CDS encoding uncharacterized protein (COG:S~EggNog:ENOG503P343), with amino-acid sequence MSGPLFGIVPAGLPLITEPTSTPSVTSFLYALPTNKSYSHIVVFLLPNVVLPENTAAAIYLATATEVAAAAQSGGTPNFRFLGGIGPGKESAMFKVGGGSSASASSSPEASGLVIGVSVEPADTVGQRLQELTASKTTGAVASTARPSTAILAQRIIQNAFNFLASFSGTAGTGGVEVVPLRAFEDWWRKFESRVRADPSFLEKQTD; translated from the coding sequence ATGTCTGGGCCGCTCTTCGGCATTGTCCCCGCGGGCTTGCCACTCATCACGGAaccgacatcgacgccgtctgTGACGTCCTTTCTCTACGCGCTGCCCACCAACAAGAGCTACTCGCACATAGTCGTCTTTCTACTCCCCAATGTCGTCCTTCCTGAAAACACAGCGGCCGCGATATacctcgccaccgccaccgaggtcgccgcagccgcccaGTCTGGCGGCACCCCCAACTTCCGATttctcggcggcatcgggccCGGCAAGGAGAGCGCCATGttcaaggtcggcggcggctcttcggcctctgcctcttcgtcgcccgagGCCAGCGGCCTTGTGATCGGCGTGTCCGTTGAGCCCGCCGACACCGTTGGCCAACGTCTCCAGGAGCTTACCGCCAGCAAGACCACTGGTGCCGTCGCTTCTACCgctcggccgtcgacggccattCTTGCCCAACGCATCATCCAAAACGCGTTCAACTTCCTGGCCAGTTTTAGCGGCACAGCTGGCACAGGGGGTGTCGAGGTGGTTCCGTTGAGAGCTTTTGAGGACTGGTGGCGGAAGTTCGAGTCACGCGTTCGAGCTGACCCAAGTTTCCTCGAGAAACAGACAGACTGA
- a CDS encoding RING-type E3 ubiquitin transferase (COG:A~EggNog:ENOG503P4U0), with the protein MEHALTCNNLKCRKELGDRALVTTCSHIFCLDCVHVLGIAKQDGPRGTACPACNAHLSKPDDAVITNLNPSEDYKTSVLSGLSPHIVMECAGRALSFWAYQTTQEIYYQQYLYRTLTEKYSALNVRLEQTVSDANAEIERLRNRVNACEAESEIMRRKNEELAQAYKDKSRRLLQTQELYDRVKRKVEMGQIERAASEAVDSSLNVPPREHPHREHHGRAPEFDVAGPSNHGNNRVDMRHFGRGVPVAATSQVPVDRSGWPGTGPRLQSKSMPPTCLAVNRALY; encoded by the exons ATGGAGCACGCCCTCACTTGCAACAATCTCAAGTGCAGAAAGGAGCTTGGAGACCGCGCTCTGGTGACGACGTGCAG CCATATTTTCTGCCTCGACTGCGTCCATGTTCTCGGTATCGCAAAGCAAGACGGGCCAAGGGGTACTGCCTGTCCGGCATGTAACGCCCACCTTTCCAAACCCGATGATGCAGTCATCACCAATCTCAATCCCAGCGAAGACTACAAAACTAGCGTCCTCAGCGGCCTGAGCCCGCACATTGTCATGGAATGCGCGGGACGCGCGCTGAGTTTCTGGGCGTACCAGACGACGCAGGAGATATACTATCAGCAATACCTGTACAGGACTTTGACGGAGAAGTACAGTGCCCTCAATGTCAGACTTGAACAAACCGTCAGCGACGCCAATGCGGAGATTGAGCGCTTGCGAAACAGGGTCAATG CTTGTGAGGCTGAGAGCGAGATCATGCGCCGGAAAAACGAAGAATTGGCGCAGGCATACAAAGACAAGAGTCGGAGGTTACTTCAAACACAAGAGCTTTATGATCGCGTGAAGAGGAAGGTAGAAATGGGCCAGATTGAACGAGCGGCCTCCGAAGCCGTAGATTCATCGCTCAATGTCCCGCCGCGAGAGCATCCGCATCGCGAACACCACGGCCGGGCACCAGAGTTCGACGTTGCCGGACCTAGTAATCACGGCAACAACAGGGTTGATATGCGTCACTTCGGTCGTGGTgtcccagtcgccgccaCATCCCAGGTTCCAGTGGACAGGAGCGGCTGGCCTGGCACAGGGCCCCGCCTGCAAAGCAAGTCGATGCCCCCAACTTGCCTCGCGGTCAACCGGGCCTTATACTGA
- the RPB8 gene encoding DNA-directed RNA polymerases I, II, and III subunit RPABC3 (COG:K~BUSCO:EOG092652ZZ~EggNog:ENOG503P46H): MSGGNSGGGGDATLFEESFTVTDYDQSKYDRVARISCTSTDSQTVMVLDINIELFPCNVSDSLHVVLTTTLAPDGTKDDDKGWRDVGKGGDAPATIADLYDYVCHGKIYKFEETYDGNTINAYVSFGGLLMSLQGPVKKLTPLRVDNVYLLIKK; encoded by the exons ATGTCTGGCGGCAacagcggcggtggcggcgatgctaCCCTTTTTGAAGAGAGCTTCACCGTGACCGACTACGACCAGTCCAAATACGATCGCGTCGCGCGCATCTCGTGTACTTCGACCGACTCGCAGACCGTCATGGTACTCGACATCAATATCGAGCTGTTCCCCTGCAACGTGTCAGACTCCCTGCATGTTGTCTTGACCACGACTCTCGCGCCCGATGgcaccaaggacgacgacaaaggctGGCGCGATGtaggcaagggcggcgatgcgcccgccaccatcgccgacctCTACGACTACGTGTGCCATGGCAAGATCTATAAGTTTGAGGAGACGTACGACGGAAACACAAT TAACGCATACGTCTCGTTTGGCGGTCTCCTCATGTCGCTTCAGGGTCCCGTAAAAAAGCTCACGCCGCTGCGGGTCGACAACGTCTACCTACTCATTAAAAAATAG